A stretch of the Leptospiraceae bacterium genome encodes the following:
- a CDS encoding VWA domain-containing protein, whose translation MPNSNAKLQEAIDLKEKWLALWPQAIETWSKYLKLSAPHFCITKEEENTEYLSSSFAMIRLDDHAVVISIRMVIENKLENYPLEIMCHEIGHHVYCPADLTDNARIIARIQRALPGYEHLAPLVSNLYSDLLINDKLKREYGLKMEEVYAKIGDNSNDKLWTFYMRIYEILWGLTNSSLAKGEMDSALEGDAQFGNRIIRSFSKDWLRGAGRFAALCLPYLIKDGGKEIKRIMSVWLDASEAGLGADFPSGLTEIEDGELTDCKHPAFDEDNHSNPSDSSVTGGSSGQHREPFQYGQILKALGLKMTEEEITIQYYKERAAPYLIPFPIKENPVSKEPLMEGVDIWDISSPIENIDWFQTAMRSPVVIPGFTTVEQTYGYAEGSLPEKEPIDLDIYIDCSGSMPNPKSNISFLALAGTIITLSALRVGARVQATLWSGTREFITTDGFISDEKQILKIITGYLGGSTAFPIHILRDTYKDRKPNARKVHILVVSDEGVTTMFDKDEKNNSGWNISEMSLKNCGAGGTFVLNLYSDWKKTKDLVAASKQGWDIHRVNDWAALVVFAREFSKKKYGEV comes from the coding sequence ATGCCAAACTCAAACGCAAAACTGCAAGAAGCAATTGATTTAAAAGAGAAATGGCTTGCCCTCTGGCCCCAAGCAATTGAGACTTGGAGCAAATATTTAAAATTATCCGCTCCTCATTTTTGCATTACAAAGGAAGAAGAGAATACGGAATACTTATCGTCAAGCTTTGCCATGATACGTTTAGACGATCATGCAGTCGTAATCAGTATTCGAATGGTAATAGAAAACAAGTTAGAAAATTATCCGTTAGAAATTATGTGCCACGAAATTGGACATCATGTTTACTGCCCTGCTGATCTAACAGATAATGCGCGCATAATTGCCCGTATCCAAAGAGCATTACCCGGCTATGAGCATTTAGCCCCGCTTGTATCAAATCTATATTCGGATTTACTAATAAACGACAAACTAAAAAGAGAATATGGATTAAAAATGGAGGAAGTCTACGCAAAAATCGGTGACAACTCGAACGATAAATTGTGGACATTTTACATGAGAATCTATGAAATTCTCTGGGGATTAACTAATAGTAGTCTCGCTAAAGGAGAAATGGATTCTGCTTTGGAAGGAGATGCACAATTTGGAAATCGAATCATACGAAGCTTTTCGAAAGACTGGCTAAGAGGTGCGGGAAGATTTGCGGCTTTATGCCTTCCCTATTTAATCAAAGATGGCGGGAAGGAAATAAAGCGCATAATGAGTGTATGGCTTGATGCAAGTGAAGCAGGTCTCGGGGCTGATTTTCCAAGTGGACTAACTGAAATTGAAGATGGAGAGCTAACTGACTGTAAGCATCCTGCCTTCGATGAGGATAATCATAGTAATCCTTCTGATAGCTCTGTAACTGGCGGAAGCAGCGGACAGCACAGAGAGCCATTCCAATATGGACAAATTTTGAAAGCTCTCGGTCTTAAAATGACAGAAGAAGAAATTACAATTCAATATTATAAAGAAAGAGCGGCTCCTTATTTGATTCCATTTCCTATTAAGGAAAACCCGGTTTCAAAAGAGCCTTTGATGGAAGGAGTTGATATATGGGATATTAGCTCACCGATTGAAAACATAGATTGGTTTCAGACAGCGATGAGAAGTCCTGTAGTAATTCCAGGATTTACAACGGTAGAGCAAACTTACGGTTATGCGGAAGGTTCCTTGCCAGAAAAAGAACCAATTGATTTAGATATATATATTGACTGTTCTGGTTCTATGCCAAATCCAAAAAGTAATATCTCTTTTCTAGCGCTTGCAGGGACTATCATCACATTATCCGCTCTTCGTGTAGGAGCACGCGTGCAGGCAACTCTTTGGAGTGGAACGAGAGAATTTATTACAACCGATGGATTTATCTCAGATGAAAAACAAATACTAAAAATCATCACTGGTTATTTGGGAGGCTCTACTGCATTTCCCATTCATATATTACGAGATACTTATAAAGATAGAAAGCCCAATGCAAGAAAAGTCCATATCTTAGTTGTATCGGATGAGGGGGTTACGACCATGTTTGACAAGGATGAGAAGAATAATTCCGGTTGGAATATTTCCGAAATGAGTTTGAAAAATTGTGGTGCAGGAGGAACGTTTGTGTTAAATCTTTACAGTGATTGGAAAAAAACTAAAGACTTAGTAGCCGCCAGTAAGCAAGGTTGGGATATACACAGAGTAAACGATTGGGCGGCACTTGTTGTATTTGCAAGAGAATTTAGTAAAAAGAAATATGGGGAAGTATAA